A stretch of DNA from Alphaproteobacteria bacterium:
AAATTATTGATCGCATACAAAAGGCAAGGCTATGAAATTTCTTGATGAAGCAAAAATTTATTTGCGCAGTGGCAATGGCGGTGCAGGTTGCGTAGGGTTTCGCCGTGAGAAATACATCCCCATGGGCGGCCCCGATGGCGGCGATGGTGGTCGCGGTGGCGATATAATTTTTGAATGTGTCGAAGGATTAAACACCCTAATCGATTTTCGTTACCAACAGCATTTCAAAGCCAAGACCGGCAACCACGGTAAAGGCAGCAATTGCAACGGTGCAAGTGCCGATGCAATTATCATCAAAGTACCCGTTGGCACACAAATTTTTGAAGACGATAAAGAAACTCTCATTATCGATATGATGGAGCCCGGCCAACGCTTTCTCATTGCCAAGGGCGGTAATGGCGGCTGGGGTAACACCCGCTTTAAAACCTCCACCAACCAAGCTCCCCGCCGCGCCAATCCGGGCGAAGACGGGGTAGAGCGCTGGGTATGGTTAAAGCTTAAACTAATTTCAGACGCGGGATTGCTAGGTCTGCCCAATGCGGGCAAATCTACATTCTTGGCGTCGGTTTCCCGCGCCAAGCCTAAAATAGCCGATTACCCATTCACCACCCTCACCCCGCAATTGGGCGTAGTATATATAGATGGCCACGAGTTTGTATTGGCTGACATTCCTGGCCTGATTGAGGGTGCAAGTGACGGTGCCGGACTAGGCTTACGCTTCTTGGGACATGTAGAACGCGCTGGTATTTTATTGCATTTGGTTGATGGCACGCAGGAAGATGTTGTGGACGCCTACGAAACCATCCGCAATGAGTTAGAGCAATATAGCGATATTCTTGCCGATAAAGAAGAAGTCGTGGCACTCAATAAATGCGATGCACTCACAGAGGAGGCAATTGCCGAAAAAATCCAACTTTTACAAGAAGCCAGTGGCAATGAGGTGTTCGCTATTTCAGCCGTAGCCGGAACAGGAATCGAAGCCGTAAAACGCCGCTTATGGCAAACAATCGAACACCACCGCCTGAGTGAGCCAGATTTTGACACGATGCGCGAGCATGAAGACGATTCAGAAGAAGCATTCTATGATGAACAACACAGCAATAACATCGATACTGCCTGATGCACAACGTATTGTAATAAAGACAGGATCAGCACTTGTTACCCACGAGGCTACGTGCCAGCCACGCAGCGAATGGATGGCCAGCCTTGCCGAGGATATTGCAGCGCTTAAAAAAAGCGGTAAGCAGGTTATTCTCGTTTCTTCCGGCGCGGTATCTTTGGGGCGCAACCTGCTGGGTTTGGACACCAAAACGCTCTTATCACTCGATGAAAAACAAGCCGCCGCAGCTTGTGGTCAGGTAGCATTAATGGATGCGTGGCGCACCTCGTTCGCCGCCCATCACCTCACCGTTGCCCAGCTTCTGCTCA
This window harbors:
- the obgE gene encoding GTPase ObgE, whose translation is MKFLDEAKIYLRSGNGGAGCVGFRREKYIPMGGPDGGDGGRGGDIIFECVEGLNTLIDFRYQQHFKAKTGNHGKGSNCNGASADAIIIKVPVGTQIFEDDKETLIIDMMEPGQRFLIAKGGNGGWGNTRFKTSTNQAPRRANPGEDGVERWVWLKLKLISDAGLLGLPNAGKSTFLASVSRAKPKIADYPFTTLTPQLGVVYIDGHEFVLADIPGLIEGASDGAGLGLRFLGHVERAGILLHLVDGTQEDVVDAYETIRNELEQYSDILADKEEVVALNKCDALTEEAIAEKIQLLQEASGNEVFAISAVAGTGIEAVKRRLWQTIEHHRLSEPDFDTMREHEDDSEEAFYDEQHSNNIDTA